From Dreissena polymorpha isolate Duluth1 chromosome 15, UMN_Dpol_1.0, whole genome shotgun sequence, a single genomic window includes:
- the LOC127859595 gene encoding 52 kDa repressor of the inhibitor of the protein kinase-like produces the protein MANLMQKIEGERINRRSCSRDFQPDLEVDDVTFAREFRRWKAKWQISSPEPFKTLESALIPVTENSYPNVQRCLLVLLCMPVSTTTAERYFSTMRRVKTYLRSTMGMERMPCLALLNIHRERDIDLEEVVDVFARRKELLFALLFCV, from the exons ATGGCAAACCTCATGCAGAAA ATTGAAGGTGAGCGAATTAACAGACGATCATGTTCAAGAGATTTCCAGCCGGACCTTGAGGTTGACGATGTTACATTTGCCAGGGAGTTTAGAAGGTGGAAGGCGAAGTGGCAGATTTCTTCTCCTGAACCATTCAAAACCCTCGAGTCGGCGCTTATCCCCGTTACGGAAAACTCCTACCCCAATGTTCAAAGATGTCTTCTCGTTCTGCTGTGCATGCCAGTATCGACAACAACAGCGGAGAGGTATTTTTCTACAATGAGAAGGGTGAAGACATACCTCCGTAGCACCATGGGAATGGAGCGCATGCCTTGTCTTGCACTGTTGAATATACACCGAGAGCGAGATATCGATCTGGAAGAGGTCGTTGACGTATTTGCCAGACGAAAGGAGCTCCTTTTTGCCCTTTTATTTTGTGTGTAA